One genomic segment of Streptomyces sp. RerS4 includes these proteins:
- a CDS encoding ribose-5-phosphate isomerase, with translation MRVYLGSDHAGFELKNHLVDWLKNNGHEPVDCGPHIYDAVDDYPPFCLRAAEKTAADADSLGIVIGGSGNGEQIAANKVKGVRAILAWSVETAKLGREHNNANVISVGGRMHTQDEATAFVEAFLATPYSDEERHTRRIEMLSAYETTGELPPIPAHHPQGQ, from the coding sequence ATGCGCGTGTACCTCGGATCCGACCATGCCGGCTTTGAGCTCAAGAACCACCTCGTGGACTGGCTCAAGAACAACGGCCACGAGCCCGTCGACTGCGGGCCCCACATCTACGACGCCGTGGACGACTACCCGCCGTTCTGCCTGCGCGCCGCGGAGAAGACCGCCGCGGACGCCGACAGCCTCGGCATCGTCATCGGCGGCTCCGGCAACGGGGAGCAGATCGCCGCGAACAAGGTCAAGGGCGTGCGCGCCATCCTCGCCTGGAGCGTGGAGACCGCGAAGCTCGGCCGCGAGCACAACAACGCCAACGTCATCTCCGTCGGCGGCCGCATGCACACCCAGGACGAGGCCACCGCCTTCGTCGAGGCCTTCCTGGCGACCCCGTACTCCGACGAGGAGCGCCACACGCGCCGCATCGAGATGCTCTCCGCCTACGAGACCACCGGCGAGCTCCCCCCGATCCCGGCCCACCACCCGCAGGGCCAGTAG
- a CDS encoding pyridoxal-dependent decarboxylase, whose translation MDRTLADDLARLPELLDATRRAAAATLAGLDARPVVVPPVDSLPDPEPLPEHGTGTEAALAAFESRWAPRLSASAGPRYLGFVTGGATPAALAGDWLTATHDQNSNSALDGAGQDLERETVTWLRDLFGLSAAHTGTFVSGATMSNTTGLAIAREWLGERLGVSPAEDGAAALGPVRVLSGAPHSSIAKALSVLGLGRGSLVAVPTLPGREAVDPAALDRALADTPGPAVVVANAGTVNTVDFDDLPAIAALRERHDFWLHTDAAFGAFAALSPDHAHLTAGLDASDSLCVDLHKWLNVPYDSAVQFTRRQDLQARVFQNSAAYLGPLGDHPDLVHLTPENSHRLRALAAWFTLRAYGRTGHREIVERDIACAHALGAALERDPALRLLAPVRLNVVCFTLTERPTAERLTALRRAVEADVFLTPTVYAGTPALRAAFSNWRTTRADAHRVAETLSTAAKELT comes from the coding sequence ATGGACCGCACCCTCGCCGACGACCTCGCGCGCCTGCCCGAACTGCTCGACGCCACCCGCCGCGCCGCCGCCGCGACGCTGGCCGGGCTCGACGCCCGACCCGTCGTCGTACCGCCCGTCGACTCCCTCCCGGACCCCGAGCCGCTCCCCGAGCACGGCACCGGCACCGAAGCGGCGCTGGCCGCGTTCGAAAGCCGCTGGGCCCCGCGCCTGTCGGCCTCCGCCGGCCCCCGTTACCTCGGCTTCGTCACCGGCGGCGCCACCCCCGCCGCCCTCGCCGGCGACTGGCTGACCGCCACCCACGACCAGAACTCCAACTCCGCCCTCGACGGCGCGGGCCAAGACCTCGAACGCGAAACCGTCACCTGGCTCCGCGACCTCTTCGGCCTCTCCGCCGCCCACACCGGCACCTTCGTCAGCGGCGCCACCATGTCCAACACCACCGGCCTCGCCATCGCCCGCGAATGGCTCGGCGAACGCCTCGGCGTCTCCCCGGCCGAGGACGGAGCGGCGGCCCTCGGCCCGGTCCGCGTACTCTCCGGCGCCCCGCACTCCTCCATCGCCAAGGCCCTCTCCGTCCTCGGCCTCGGCCGCGGATCCCTCGTCGCCGTCCCCACCCTCCCGGGCCGCGAGGCCGTCGACCCCGCCGCCCTCGACCGGGCGCTCGCCGACACGCCCGGCCCCGCCGTCGTCGTCGCCAACGCCGGCACCGTCAACACCGTCGACTTCGACGACCTCCCCGCCATCGCCGCCCTCCGCGAACGCCACGACTTCTGGCTCCACACCGACGCCGCCTTCGGCGCCTTCGCCGCCCTCTCCCCGGACCACGCCCACCTCACCGCCGGCCTCGACGCCTCCGACTCCCTCTGCGTCGACCTCCACAAGTGGCTGAACGTCCCCTACGACAGCGCCGTCCAGTTCACCCGCCGTCAAGACCTCCAGGCCCGCGTCTTCCAAAACTCCGCCGCCTACCTCGGTCCCCTCGGCGACCACCCCGACCTGGTGCACCTCACCCCCGAGAACTCCCACCGGCTGCGCGCCCTCGCCGCCTGGTTCACGCTCCGCGCCTACGGCCGCACCGGCCACCGGGAGATCGTCGAGCGCGACATCGCCTGCGCCCACGCACTCGGCGCCGCCCTGGAACGCGACCCGGCCCTGCGGCTGCTCGCCCCCGTCCGCCTCAACGTCGTCTGCTTCACCCTCACCGAACGCCCCACCGCCGAGCGCCTGACCGCCCTGCGCCGGGCCGTCGAAGCCGACGTCTTCCTGACCCCCACCGTCTACGCGGGAACCCCCGCGCTGCGGGCCGCGTTCTCCAACTGGCGTACCACGCGGGCCGACGCGCACCGGGTCGCCGAGACCCTGAGTACGGCGGCGAAGGAGCTCACATGA
- a CDS encoding biotin transporter BioY: MSTASVSFRPGAVLADLLPATRVRDIALVVGGAALTGLAAQISVPVPGSPVPVTGQTFAALLVGTAFGARLGFLALALYAAAGAAGMPWFAGGTSGAFGASFGYVLGMLLAATVVGALARRGADRSAARTAGTMVLGSAVIYAVGVPYLMAATGMSLGAAVAAGVTPFLIGDALKAALAMGALPAAWKLAGRRG, translated from the coding sequence ATGAGCACTGCTTCCGTCTCCTTCCGGCCCGGCGCCGTCCTCGCCGACCTGCTGCCCGCGACCCGGGTCCGCGACATCGCGCTCGTCGTCGGCGGCGCCGCGCTGACCGGTCTGGCCGCGCAGATATCCGTACCGGTCCCCGGCTCGCCCGTCCCGGTCACCGGCCAGACGTTCGCCGCGCTGCTGGTCGGAACCGCCTTCGGCGCCCGCCTCGGCTTCCTCGCGCTCGCCCTGTACGCCGCCGCCGGCGCGGCGGGCATGCCCTGGTTCGCGGGCGGCACCTCCGGCGCCTTCGGCGCGTCCTTCGGCTACGTGCTCGGCATGCTGCTCGCCGCCACCGTCGTCGGCGCCCTCGCGCGGCGCGGCGCGGACCGCTCGGCGGCGCGTACGGCGGGCACGATGGTGCTCGGCTCGGCCGTGATCTACGCGGTGGGCGTGCCGTACCTGATGGCCGCCACCGGAATGTCCCTGGGCGCGGCCGTCGCGGCGGGTGTGACCCCGTTCCTGATCGGCGACGCGCTCAAGGCCGCGCTGGCCATGGGCGCCCTGCCCGCCGCCTGGAAGCTGGCCGGCCGCCGCGGCTGA
- a CDS encoding DUF4232 domain-containing protein, with product MAVPSGIVRAEELPNRASVSPSPSPTACEGGARLVEGVGNAAMGLRVADFQLINCGTGDYVLNGYPDIRLLDGQGRPVEVKVGHGANGVTVMDSFDAPPRKVTLRPGQAASVGLVWRNTVTEVSTPPAEGRVLELTPKPGAARLRLTLAAPVDLGTTGRLGLSAWTAVDR from the coding sequence GTGGCGGTGCCGAGCGGGATCGTGCGGGCCGAGGAGTTGCCGAACCGGGCATCCGTCTCGCCGAGCCCCTCGCCCACGGCCTGTGAAGGCGGCGCGCGGCTCGTCGAGGGGGTCGGGAACGCGGCGATGGGGCTGCGGGTGGCCGACTTCCAGCTGATCAACTGCGGGACCGGGGACTACGTACTGAACGGCTACCCGGACATCCGGCTGCTGGACGGCCAGGGGCGGCCCGTGGAGGTCAAGGTCGGGCACGGTGCGAACGGCGTGACCGTCATGGACAGCTTCGACGCGCCGCCCCGGAAGGTCACGCTCCGGCCGGGACAGGCGGCGTCCGTGGGGCTGGTGTGGCGGAACACGGTCACGGAGGTGTCGACGCCGCCCGCCGAGGGGCGGGTACTGGAGCTCACGCCGAAGCCGGGCGCCGCTCGCCTGCGGCTCACCCTCGCGGCCCCCGTCGACCTCGGCACCACGGGCCGACTGGGCCTGAGCGCCTGGACGGCGGTGGACCGGTAG
- a CDS encoding HD domain-containing protein: MTNRPLTLTEVEALARAAHEGQTDKAGRPYAEHLAAVAEGVRLRGGSPDQQAAAWLHDAIEDDALTPAWLADAALPPAVKAIVLALTKRPGEPLEEYAARILATPGAVLVKEADLAHNADPVRLSVLDAPTRERLTAKYARVRSLLGITAP, from the coding sequence ATGACAAACCGCCCCCTGACCCTGACCGAGGTCGAGGCCCTCGCCCGCGCGGCGCACGAGGGCCAGACGGACAAGGCCGGCCGGCCCTACGCCGAGCACCTCGCAGCCGTCGCCGAAGGCGTCCGCCTGCGCGGCGGCAGCCCCGACCAGCAGGCCGCCGCCTGGCTCCACGACGCCATCGAGGACGACGCCCTGACCCCCGCCTGGCTGGCCGACGCCGCCCTTCCCCCAGCGGTCAAGGCCATCGTCCTCGCCCTCACCAAACGCCCCGGAGAACCCCTGGAGGAGTACGCGGCCCGCATCCTCGCCACGCCGGGCGCCGTCCTCGTCAAGGAAGCCGACCTCGCGCACAACGCCGACCCCGTACGTCTCTCCGTACTCGACGCGCCCACCCGCGAGCGACTGACCGCGAAGTACGCCCGCGTCCGCTCCCTCCTCGGCATCACCGCGCCCTGA
- a CDS encoding ABC transporter ATP-binding protein: MGFRRERRQPAVEHGGDGHGTAAVELRGVTRVYGRGAGLVHALRGIDVSLPRGSFTAVMGPSGSGKSTFLQCAAGLDLPTEGSVRLGGTELTGMNENQLTELRRSRLGFVFQAFNLMPSLTVEQNVLLPMRLGGGRQDRARAAELLARVGLESKGRSRPAELSGGQQQRVAIARALVTRPDVVFADEPTGALDTTTAGEVLALLRDAVDTLGATVVMVTHDPAAAAHADQVLFLADGLIADRLPRSTPLAVASRMTTLTTSTA, translated from the coding sequence ATGGGGTTCCGGCGCGAACGGCGACAGCCCGCGGTCGAGCACGGGGGAGACGGCCACGGCACTGCCGCCGTGGAGCTGCGCGGCGTCACACGCGTCTACGGGCGCGGGGCCGGACTCGTCCACGCCCTGCGCGGCATCGACGTATCCCTCCCGCGCGGCAGCTTCACCGCCGTCATGGGCCCCTCGGGCTCCGGCAAGTCCACGTTCCTCCAGTGCGCGGCCGGACTCGACCTCCCCACCGAGGGCTCCGTCCGCCTCGGCGGCACCGAACTCACCGGCATGAACGAGAACCAGCTCACCGAACTGCGCCGCAGCCGCCTCGGCTTCGTCTTCCAGGCCTTCAACCTGATGCCCTCGCTGACCGTCGAGCAGAACGTACTGCTGCCCATGCGGCTCGGCGGCGGCCGCCAGGACCGCGCCCGCGCCGCCGAACTGCTCGCCCGCGTCGGCCTGGAGAGCAAGGGCCGAAGCCGCCCCGCGGAACTCTCCGGCGGCCAGCAGCAGCGGGTCGCCATCGCGAGGGCCCTGGTCACGCGGCCCGACGTGGTCTTCGCCGACGAGCCCACGGGCGCCCTCGACACCACCACCGCCGGCGAGGTCCTGGCCCTCCTGCGGGACGCCGTCGACACCCTGGGCGCCACCGTCGTCATGGTCACCCACGACCCGGCCGCCGCCGCCCACGCCGACCAGGTCCTCTTCCTCGCCGACGGCCTGATAGCCGACCGCCTCCCCCGCAGCACCCCTCTGGCGGTGGCCTCGCGCATGACGACCCTCACCACGTCCACTGCCTAG
- a CDS encoding GNAT family N-acetyltransferase, translating to MALDTRVLQADEWDAWYDHLELAFGGVAESPEERELWKTLTEPARSLGVWDEDTCVGSAGAFTFRLSVPGGALVPAAGVTMVGVAPTHRRRGVLTSLMRRQLDDIRAGGEPLAVLTASEPAIYGRFGYGTGTYAMSVDVDTTRVRLSVPPGTDAVRLRLVDPEKALADCERVYAALPATRPGMTARQPGWERVGVLDPEARRAGASPLKCVVAEGPRGEVTGYARYRVKPDWEQSGSDGKVLVSELDALDPASYAALWRYLFEIDLTWHVQAYGRPVDDALLHLVSDIRRVTPRKRDALHVRLVDLPGALAARAYAGPVDVVLEVEDDFCPWNAGRWRLVAGGSAGSVSCTRTADPAEVALSVRELGAAYLGGDTLAALAAAGRVRELRPGAVARVSRAFAWDVAPWLPHGF from the coding sequence ATGGCTCTTGATACGCGTGTATTGCAGGCTGACGAGTGGGATGCCTGGTACGACCATCTTGAACTGGCGTTCGGTGGTGTGGCCGAGAGTCCCGAGGAGCGCGAGCTCTGGAAAACGCTGACGGAGCCGGCGCGCTCGCTGGGCGTCTGGGACGAGGACACCTGCGTCGGCTCGGCCGGCGCCTTCACGTTCCGCCTCTCGGTGCCGGGCGGTGCGCTGGTCCCGGCGGCGGGGGTGACGATGGTGGGGGTCGCCCCCACGCACCGCAGGCGGGGGGTGCTCACTTCGCTGATGCGCCGCCAATTGGACGACATCCGCGCGGGTGGTGAACCGCTCGCCGTGCTGACGGCCTCCGAGCCGGCGATCTACGGCCGCTTCGGCTACGGCACGGGCACGTACGCGATGTCCGTCGACGTCGACACCACCCGCGTACGCCTCTCCGTGCCGCCGGGGACGGACGCGGTGCGGCTGCGCCTGGTGGACCCGGAGAAGGCGCTGGCCGACTGCGAGCGGGTCTACGCGGCGCTGCCGGCGACCCGACCGGGGATGACGGCCAGGCAGCCGGGGTGGGAGCGGGTCGGGGTGCTGGACCCGGAAGCGAGGCGGGCGGGCGCGTCGCCGCTGAAGTGCGTGGTGGCGGAGGGGCCGCGGGGGGAGGTCACGGGGTACGCCCGCTACCGGGTGAAGCCGGACTGGGAGCAGAGCGGTTCGGACGGCAAGGTCCTGGTGAGCGAGCTGGACGCGCTGGACCCGGCGTCGTACGCGGCCCTGTGGCGCTACCTCTTCGAGATCGACCTGACGTGGCACGTCCAGGCGTACGGGCGGCCCGTGGACGACGCGCTGCTGCACCTGGTCAGTGACATCCGCCGGGTGACGCCGCGCAAGCGGGACGCGTTGCACGTGCGGCTGGTGGATCTGCCGGGGGCGCTGGCCGCGCGGGCGTATGCGGGGCCGGTGGATGTGGTGCTGGAGGTGGAGGACGACTTCTGCCCGTGGAACGCGGGGCGGTGGCGGTTGGTGGCGGGGGGCTCCGCCGGTTCGGTCTCTTGTACGAGGACTGCGGACCCGGCGGAGGTGGCGCTGTCGGTGCGGGAGCTCGGCGCGGCGTACCTGGGCGGGGACACCCTGGCCGCCCTCGCGGCGGCGGGGCGGGTGCGGGAGCTGCGGCCGGGGGCGGTGGCGCGGGTGTCGCGGGCCTTCGCCTGGGACGTGGCCCCCTGGCTGCCGCACGGGTTCTAG
- a CDS encoding amino acid permease — protein MSTTTTLQKAGGPTGEPGSAQPSDGLKAGLKNRHLSMIAIGGVIGAGLFVGSGGGIAKTGPAILISYALVGAMVVFVMRMLGEMAAASPNSGSFSAYADRALGRWAGFSIGWLYWFFWVVVLAVEATAGAVILESWIPAVPQWAWALIVMVVLTVTNLGSVASYGEFEFWFAGIKVVAIGAFVVVGMLAVFGLLPGSDNPGAGFAHLTDTGGFMPNGVGSVLTGVLMVVFSFMGSEIVTLAAGESEDPRRAVTKATNSVIWRIGVFYLGSIFIVLTLLPWNDPSITEKGSYVAALDSIGIAHAGQIMNVIVLTAVLSCLNSGLYTASRMAFSLGERGDAPKSFAKVNKKGVPTAAILGSVVFGFVAVYFNYAFKDTVFNFLLNSSGAIALFVWLVICLTQLRMRGILMREAPEKVTVKMWLFPYLTWATALMITGVLVYMLFDDANREVVLLSLLVAAVVVAIGTVRDLRRRKAAAAEVSA, from the coding sequence ATGAGCACCACGACGACCCTTCAGAAGGCAGGCGGCCCGACCGGTGAACCCGGCTCCGCCCAGCCCTCCGACGGTCTGAAGGCCGGTCTCAAGAACCGCCACCTGTCCATGATCGCCATCGGCGGCGTCATCGGCGCCGGCCTCTTCGTCGGCTCCGGCGGCGGCATCGCCAAGACCGGCCCCGCCATCCTGATCTCGTACGCCCTCGTCGGCGCGATGGTCGTCTTCGTGATGCGGATGCTGGGCGAGATGGCCGCCGCCTCCCCGAACTCCGGCTCCTTCTCCGCCTACGCGGACCGGGCGCTCGGGCGCTGGGCCGGCTTCTCCATCGGCTGGCTGTACTGGTTCTTCTGGGTCGTCGTCCTGGCCGTGGAGGCCACCGCCGGCGCGGTCATCCTGGAGAGCTGGATACCGGCCGTCCCGCAGTGGGCCTGGGCCCTGATCGTGATGGTCGTCCTGACGGTCACCAACCTCGGCTCGGTCGCCTCCTACGGTGAGTTCGAGTTCTGGTTCGCGGGCATCAAGGTCGTCGCCATCGGCGCGTTCGTGGTCGTCGGCATGCTCGCCGTCTTCGGCCTGCTGCCGGGCTCGGACAACCCGGGCGCGGGCTTCGCGCACCTGACGGACACCGGCGGGTTCATGCCCAACGGCGTCGGCTCGGTGCTCACGGGTGTGCTGATGGTCGTCTTCTCCTTCATGGGCAGCGAGATCGTCACGCTGGCCGCCGGCGAGTCCGAGGACCCGCGCCGCGCGGTCACCAAGGCCACCAACTCCGTGATCTGGCGCATCGGCGTCTTCTACCTCGGTTCGATCTTCATCGTGCTGACGCTGCTGCCGTGGAACGACCCGTCGATCACCGAGAAGGGCTCCTACGTGGCCGCCCTGGACTCGATCGGCATCGCGCACGCCGGCCAGATCATGAACGTGATCGTCCTGACGGCCGTGCTGTCCTGCCTGAACTCGGGCCTCTACACCGCCTCGCGCATGGCGTTCTCGCTCGGCGAGCGCGGCGACGCCCCGAAGTCCTTCGCGAAGGTCAACAAGAAGGGCGTCCCGACGGCCGCGATCCTCGGCTCGGTGGTCTTCGGCTTCGTCGCCGTGTACTTCAACTACGCCTTCAAGGACACGGTCTTCAACTTCCTGCTGAACTCCTCGGGTGCCATCGCGCTCTTCGTGTGGCTGGTCATCTGCCTGACCCAGCTGCGGATGCGCGGGATCCTGATGCGCGAGGCGCCGGAGAAGGTCACCGTGAAGATGTGGCTCTTCCCGTACCTGACGTGGGCCACCGCCCTGATGATCACCGGCGTGCTCGTCTACATGCTCTTCGACGACGCCAACCGCGAGGTCGTCCTGCTCTCGCTGCTGGTGGCGGCCGTGGTGGTCGCGATCGGCACCGTCCGCGACCTGCGCCGCCGCAAGGCCGCGGCGGCCGAGGTCTCGGCCTAG
- a CDS encoding PP2C family protein-serine/threonine phosphatase gives MARARVETLMARGRKLSHRARTALRKSAVDYFRGDASDWLALLGLLLTVPALACGTLVLPVWFSPAALVLPIVAGGLLLRPASLLALYAASATALIIEALVLGPYTQGPARVTPGTVLVVAACGFFGLVIAQFRSRVGVPWRRGGTMLFDLRERIRVQSKLPALPRGWHREMALRPAGGQSFSGDFVVAARTGGGRTLEIVLTDVSGKGMEAGSRALLLSGAFGGLLGALPPHGFLPAANGYLLRQDWDEGFATSIHLVLDLETGDYELLSAGHLPALQLSAGTGRWQEVSGEGPLLGVYDGAEFEPARGNLRRGDVLMLFTDGLVETADREISEGIDRLTGEADRYVAAGWEGAAWHLIEKVAKDVNDDRALLLIRRSP, from the coding sequence ATGGCCCGAGCACGCGTGGAGACGCTCATGGCCCGGGGGCGCAAGCTGTCGCACCGGGCCCGCACCGCCCTGCGCAAATCCGCCGTCGACTACTTCCGCGGCGACGCCTCCGACTGGCTCGCCCTCCTCGGACTGCTCCTGACCGTCCCCGCCCTGGCCTGCGGCACGCTCGTGCTGCCCGTCTGGTTCTCCCCGGCGGCCCTGGTCCTGCCCATCGTGGCGGGCGGACTGCTGCTGCGGCCCGCCAGTCTCCTCGCCCTCTACGCCGCCTCCGCCACCGCGCTGATCATCGAGGCCCTCGTCCTCGGCCCCTACACCCAGGGGCCCGCCAGGGTCACCCCGGGCACGGTGCTCGTGGTGGCCGCCTGCGGCTTCTTCGGGCTGGTCATCGCCCAGTTCCGCAGCCGCGTCGGCGTGCCCTGGCGGCGCGGCGGCACCATGCTCTTCGACCTCCGCGAACGCATCCGCGTCCAGAGCAAGCTCCCCGCCCTGCCGCGCGGCTGGCACCGGGAGATGGCCCTGCGCCCGGCCGGCGGCCAGTCCTTCTCCGGGGACTTCGTCGTCGCCGCCCGCACCGGCGGCGGCCGCACCCTGGAGATCGTCCTCACCGACGTCTCCGGCAAGGGCATGGAAGCCGGCTCCCGCGCCCTGCTGCTCTCCGGCGCCTTCGGCGGCCTGCTCGGCGCCCTGCCCCCGCACGGCTTCCTGCCCGCCGCCAACGGCTACCTGCTCCGCCAGGACTGGGACGAGGGCTTCGCCACCTCCATCCACCTCGTCCTCGACCTGGAGACCGGCGACTACGAACTCCTCTCCGCCGGCCACCTCCCCGCCCTCCAGCTCTCCGCCGGCACCGGCCGCTGGCAGGAGGTCTCCGGGGAAGGCCCCCTCCTCGGGGTCTACGACGGCGCCGAGTTCGAGCCAGCCCGCGGCAACCTGCGGCGCGGCGACGTCCTGATGCTCTTCACCGACGGCCTCGTCGAAACCGCCGACCGCGAGATCAGCGAGGGCATCGACCGGCTCACGGGCGAAGCCGACCGCTACGTCGCCGCCGGCTGGGAGGGCGCCGCCTGGCACCTCATCGAGAAGGTCGCCAAGGACGTCAACGACGACCGCGCCCTGCTCCTGATCCGCCGCTCGCCCTGA
- the tig gene encoding trigger factor, with product MKSAVETLNPTRVRLTVEVPFEELKDSLDAAYKKINQQVTVKGFRKGKIPARVIDQRFGRGAVLEEAVNDALPKFYTEAVNEADLNPLGQPEVDIKELKDGELLSFTAEVDVRPEIEIPDYSGIEVEVDAVEVSDEDVEKSVEQLRGRFASTKDVERAAAEGDVVTIDLEAKVDGEVLADGVASDVSYTIGSGELLDGIDEAVKGLEAGGEATFTSQLKGGSAEGKDAEVTVKVTKVSARELPELDDEFAQMASEFDTLEELKADSRKRLENMKQYDQATQAQERVLEKLLELVEVPIPEKLLADEVQTRKHNLEHHQLGQMGLDLAKFLEIQGKTVEEFDAETTEQAIKGIKTQFVLDALVNKEKLGVNQEELTEHLMRRAQSSGMSPDQFAQAVVEGGQVPMLVGEVARGKALAVVVEKAKVVDTNGEEIDLSDDEDETETAAEVVEAAVEGDAAEADEAK from the coding sequence GTGAAGAGCGCCGTGGAGACCCTGAACCCGACTCGGGTTCGGCTCACTGTTGAGGTGCCCTTCGAGGAGCTCAAGGACAGCCTCGACGCGGCCTACAAGAAGATCAACCAGCAGGTCACGGTGAAGGGCTTCCGCAAGGGCAAGATCCCCGCGCGCGTCATCGACCAGCGCTTCGGCCGCGGTGCGGTGCTGGAGGAGGCCGTCAACGACGCCCTCCCGAAGTTCTACACCGAGGCGGTCAACGAGGCCGACCTGAACCCGCTGGGCCAGCCCGAGGTCGACATCAAGGAGCTGAAGGACGGCGAGCTGCTGTCCTTCACCGCCGAGGTGGACGTCCGCCCCGAGATCGAGATCCCGGACTACTCCGGCATCGAGGTCGAGGTCGACGCGGTCGAGGTCTCGGACGAGGACGTCGAGAAGTCGGTCGAGCAGCTGCGCGGTCGCTTCGCGTCCACCAAGGACGTCGAGCGCGCCGCCGCCGAGGGTGACGTCGTCACCATCGACCTCGAAGCCAAGGTCGACGGCGAGGTGCTCGCCGACGGCGTCGCCTCCGACGTCTCCTACACCATCGGCTCGGGCGAGCTCCTCGACGGCATCGACGAGGCCGTCAAGGGCCTGGAGGCCGGTGGCGAGGCCACCTTCACCTCGCAGCTGAAGGGCGGCTCCGCCGAGGGCAAGGACGCCGAGGTCACCGTCAAGGTCACCAAGGTCTCCGCCCGTGAGCTGCCGGAGCTGGACGACGAGTTCGCCCAGATGGCGAGCGAGTTCGACACCCTCGAAGAGCTGAAGGCCGACAGCCGCAAGCGCCTTGAGAACATGAAGCAGTACGACCAGGCCACGCAGGCCCAGGAGCGCGTCCTGGAGAAGCTGCTGGAGCTCGTCGAGGTCCCGATCCCCGAGAAGCTGCTCGCGGACGAGGTCCAGACCCGCAAGCACAACCTGGAGCACCACCAGCTCGGCCAGATGGGCCTTGACCTGGCGAAGTTCCTGGAGATCCAGGGCAAGACGGTCGAGGAGTTCGACGCCGAGACCACCGAGCAGGCCATCAAGGGCATCAAGACCCAGTTCGTCCTCGACGCGCTGGTCAACAAGGAGAAGCTGGGCGTGAACCAGGAGGAGCTCACCGAGCACCTCATGCGCCGCGCGCAGTCCTCCGGCATGTCCCCCGACCAGTTCGCCCAGGCGGTCGTCGAGGGCGGCCAGGTCCCGATGCTGGTCGGCGAGGTCGCCCGCGGCAAGGCCCTCGCGGTCGTCGTGGAGAAGGCCAAGGTCGTCGACACCAACGGTGAGGAGATCGACCTCTCCGACGACGAGGACGAGACCGAGACGGCCGCCGAGGTCGTCGAGGCCGCCGTCGAGGGTGACGCCGCCGAGGCCGACGAGGCCAAGTAA
- a CDS encoding DNA-formamidopyrimidine glycosylase family protein, producing MPEGHTIHRLAQDHTERFVGRTVRVSSPQGRFAESAALLDGRTLEGAEAHGKHLFLELGDAWIHIHLGLFGKLGFGPAPAPPATDTVRLRLLNDDHYADLRGPTACALLGEGEKKAIHERLGPDPLRPTDDPDRAWKRISRSRTTIAALLMDQKIVAGIGNVYRAEVLFRHGIDPYRAGKDVTRAEWDAMWTDLAALMREGVRHNRIDTVRDEHLPEAMGRPPRVDDHGGEVYVYRRANLPCHICATEIRTADLASRNLFWCPTCQQH from the coding sequence GTGCCCGAAGGGCATACGATCCACCGCCTCGCCCAGGACCACACCGAGCGGTTCGTCGGACGGACCGTACGCGTCAGCAGCCCCCAAGGCCGCTTCGCCGAGAGCGCGGCCCTGCTCGACGGGCGCACCCTGGAGGGCGCCGAGGCCCACGGCAAGCACCTCTTCCTGGAGCTCGGCGACGCCTGGATCCACATCCACCTCGGCCTCTTCGGCAAGCTCGGCTTCGGCCCCGCCCCGGCCCCGCCGGCCACCGACACGGTCCGACTGCGCCTGCTGAACGACGACCACTACGCCGACCTGCGCGGCCCCACCGCCTGCGCGCTGCTCGGCGAGGGCGAGAAGAAGGCGATACACGAGCGGCTCGGCCCCGACCCGCTGCGCCCGACCGACGACCCGGACCGCGCCTGGAAGCGGATCTCCCGCTCCCGCACCACCATCGCCGCCCTGCTCATGGACCAGAAGATCGTCGCCGGCATCGGCAACGTCTACCGCGCCGAGGTCCTCTTCCGACACGGCATCGACCCCTACCGGGCCGGCAAGGACGTCACCCGCGCCGAATGGGACGCCATGTGGACGGACCTGGCGGCGCTGATGCGCGAGGGCGTACGCCACAACCGCATCGACACCGTCCGCGACGAGCACCTCCCCGAGGCCATGGGCCGCCCGCCACGCGTGGACGACCACGGGGGCGAGGTGTACGTCTACCGCCGGGCGAACCTGCCCTGCCACATCTGCGCCACCGAGATCCGCACCGCCGACCTGGCCTCCCGCAACCTCTTCTGGTGCCCCACCTGCCAGCAGCACTAG